The Aphelocoma coerulescens isolate FSJ_1873_10779 chromosome Z unlocalized genomic scaffold, UR_Acoe_1.0 ChrZ, whole genome shotgun sequence DNA window CAGCTCATAGGAGCTTTCACATGTCGTGGCATCTTGGGCTTGAAATATGAAGACGGGCAGGTGCATCCCCCTGTGGATCAGCCTCCACTGAGGGGTGAGAGCtcagacacagcactccagcagccctgctgtgttGGACCCCTCCTCATCCCTGCTGTCCTCCCTGCTCACAGTTCTATCCTGCTTGGTCTCTTTGTAGGAGAAGAAAGGCCAGGAGGTGAAGAAGAAAGGTCCTGAGGtggaaatggaaaagctggagaagCTGCTTAGCCTGGTGAGAGAGCCAGAGAGCAAGGAAGGGAAGTGAGAGGGGGGAATGATGACTCTGTGGGCAGCCTCTGGCCAAACAAGCTCGGCTTTGATCGGTGGCTGCTTGGCATGCAAGCCACGGGCCCCTGCTGCCCactttttgcagagcaggaacACTTCGCCTCTGTGCCCTGACAAATAAATGGAGGTGCTGGGAGAGCTGTGGTGTGCAGTCATGTCTGGTGTTAGGCAAATCTCACCATGCTTGGCCCTCCAGAGCCACATGGCCCTTGGCTTTCCCCAGCCTTGACTGGGCTTGCACCAGATGAGAgcccgggggggggaggggggggggctggAGTTGGGGCTGGTCCCACCAGCCCTCAGGAAGCCTTCATGGCTGCATGGAGTGGTGGCCAGAGAGACTCAGCTCTGAGCTGTAGCCCCGCCAGGCATTTGTGCAAGTCAAATGGAACTCCACACCTGGATTTTGAGGTGGCAAAAAGCTTGGAAATTCTCCAGTGCCTCTGGCACAGAGATTGGGGAATGCTCCCTGCTGACTCCCATATGCCCCCaggccaggcaggcaggcaggaaacaCCCAGTCAGGTTTCACCCAGCATTTAAAAGCCACAGATGAACGTGAGCCCTTCCTTATCACCATCCCTGAGCAGTCCTCCAGAGAcatcagccccagccctggggcagccgCTCCTCAGCCCTGTGGGATTGCAGGTCGTGCCACCTCCCCCCGAATTTTCCAGGCACTGGGTAGAGCTCAGAGACACAACGTGGGGCCTACAATCTGTTTATTAGTCTAGTAAAAACAAGGCTGCAAAGGGATGTGTATGCTACACCTGACatggggaggagctgcaggctcTGCCAGGCCTGGCCAAGCCTGTGCAGGGACCCTGGCTGGCGTCCCTCCCACCCCACCCTCCTGTCCCCTTATTGCAGTGGCTATGCCAGTGGTGACCGTGGCTATTGCTCGGCTCTAGGAAAGGCAAGGCAGAGCCCTCCAAAACCCACAGCACCCGCTGGCAGGGTGGGGGATGCAGCTGCCAGGCTTGCAGACAAGCCAGATGAGAGCATCCCTTCCCACAGAACCACTGTGATCCCCAGGGAACAGGCAGGGTCAAAGAACCTTCAGAGCTGTTTGTCCAGGCACCCTCATCCCCCCATGTCTCCCATCTCCCCAAGAAAAAGCCACACCAGGCTGCTCTCAGTGGGATCGGGGATGCCAGCAAGGGCATGCTGCTCACAGGCAGGTCAAATCCCACTGGCTGGCCtcagctgggagcaggcaggagggagggcagggacaggcaccCATTGAGGAGGAGGGTCGTTTGCCTAGCAGCGTTAGTGCTCATGACTGACAGACAGGCCAGGGATGATCAAGCAGACCGTGCAGGCCCTCTTGTGCCTCGTTAAACCCGCTGCTTGGGCAGACATAtgccaaatgcccacctgaggcTGAGGGCATATGGCACCCAGGGCCACCACCAAACATCTGGACTGGTAATACCCTGCTCTGCCCGcagggccggggctgctcggttccccctgggcacaccctgCCACGGAGCAGCCAGCCTGCTCGGGAAGAAGCActtgtgccagccctgctgcctcccctctCCAGGCCCCCAGCTGGCCACTGTCCCAGGCAATGAGCACCAGAGAGGAGCCCACAAGCTCTTCCCAAACACGGTGTGCACTTGAAGGCAGGGCTCCTACTGTGCTCACTGGCTGCTGGGACAGGCATGACTGTCCCTGTAGCATATCCCCATCACTTGTCTCTCTATCCCCATCATCACTGTGGGCATTCACAGGAACTTCACACACCAAAACCACAAAGGACTGTGGCCCCTGTCACAGTCCCTGCAAGCAGTTTGGTGTCCCCTCAGCTTTCATTGTGCCTGGTCCAGCACTCCAGTCCCAGCACAGGCATCCAGTCTGGCATAACTCCTTCGGCACACTCCCCGACACCCAAGTTCCCAGGCAGATCAGGGCTGCAGCAAGTACTTCTCTTCATTCCTTGACTCATCCACATCAGAAGCTGGGGTCTTCTTGGGACATGAGGGGGTCCTGCAGGCTTTgcagaggatgaggaagaggatgaggatgagcaACGCGATGACACAGTTAAAAGAAATTGCCACGATCGCTCCGGTGGAGAGAGCAGCCCCCATGGCCACTGTCCCGCAGGAATCGGCGGGGCCCACAGCTCGGTCTCGCGCTTGGGATGCCAGGGCAGTGATGGAGCGTGCAGCCTCCACCTGCTAGCATTGGCAGGGGACAAAGGCGACGGCCGTGGTGCTGGcggtgggatggggatggggccAGGCCGGCAGCAGGACGGTGTCACCCTGTCAGCTTGGCTGCTCACAGCTGTGTCCCGGGCTGCACCACACCACAGGGAGGCTTTCTCTCGGCTTCCCCTCCTCTGGCAGGGCAGTGAGGACACAGGATCACTCTTctccctccagcacctggaagaAAGCCACCGTCACCATGGGCGTAAAGGGACAGGCTGTGCGAGCCGCTCAGGGTGGGCTGTCGGGGTGCCAGGGGACGGCCACCCCCGGGCCCACGGGGCTCTGCTGGAGTTTtaaggctgcagcagctccctggtcTGACGCTGTTTGGGGGACTTTTCCAGCCCCCCCTTGCCAGCCTTGGCTGTGCCCCTCATCCCCTGCGTGGGCCACCAAGCTGGAGGTGTCCCCAGTGGGGGGGCCCATCGCCTCATCCCGGCCCAGACGCTCTCCGCCGGGCACCGCCGGCTGACTCCGGACAGCCCTGGCCCCGCTCCGATGCCCTGTCCACCCTCCAACTCCTTTTGCTGCCGGCGGCACCGCGCTGCGAGGTCCCACACCCCGAACGGAGCCGGGGGCTGGGTGGAAGCAAGTGGGGGGGTCAGCGCAGCCCCCGTTGAGCTTTTTACCGGGGTCGGGCAGAGCCCCGGCTGCGGGATTCCCCGGGGCCTCCGACCCCCGCAGAGAGGGACACCCACGGAGCGCCCGGCACCGGACAGCAACAGGTCCCACCAACTCCGCCCTCCCGCCGCGGGGCCCCGGCGTCACCCACCTGCCTCCGCTTCTCCCCGGGTACCGCCGGGACCCCGGTGCCGGCGGGAGGGCGGgcggcgctgccggggccggggcccgcCTCGGAGCGGGTTGGCGGCGCGGGGTCCCGGCGCGgagcggccccggcgcggccccgcggAGCGCTCGGAGCCGGCGCGGtcccgccgcggccgcccgTGGGTGCCGCAGCCCcgcgcgccgcccgcgccctcccgccggtaccggggggcggggcctgccggcgccccgcccccgccccgccatTGGTcagcccccgcccgccgcctgCCATTGGCCGAACGCCCGGCTCGGGACGCGCCCCCTCGCCCGGCTCCCACGTGAGCGGCGGGGAGGCAGCGCCGGGCAGCGCGCGCTCTGCCGGCCCGGAGCGGGACCCGGCCCGGTGGTGCCTCCGGTACTGAGCCCGGTGCTGAGCCCGGTGCTGCCCCCGGCACTGAGCCCGGTGCTGCCCCCGGCACTGCCCCCGCTACTGAGCCCGGTGCTGAGCCCGGTACTGCCCCCGGTACTGAGCCCGGAACTGAGCCCGGTACTGCCCCCGGCACTGCCCCCGGTACTGAGCCCGGTGCTGCCCCCGGCACTGCCCCCGGTACTGAGCCCGGTGCTGAGCCCGGTACTGCCCCCGGCACTGCCCCCGGTACTGAGCCCGGAACTGAGCCCGGTACTGCCCCCGGCACTGAGCCCGGTGCTGAGTCCGGTACTGAGTCCGGTACTGAGCCCGGTGCTGCCCCCGGCACTGCCCCCGGTACTGAGCCCGGTGCTGAGCCCGGTGCTGCCCCCGGCACTGAGCCCGGTACTGAGCCCGGTGCTGAGCCCGGTACTGCCCCCGGTACTGAGCCCGGTACTGAGCCCGGCACTGCCCCCGGTACTGAGCCCGGTGCTGCCCCCGGCACTGCCCCCGGTACTGAGCCCGGTGCTGCCCCCGGCACTGCCCCCGGCACTGAGCCCGGTGCTGCCCCCGGTAATGAGCCCGGCACTGCCCCCGGTACTGAGCCCGGTGCTGCCCCCGGCACTGCCCCCGGTAATGACCCCGGTAATGACCCCGGTACTGAGCCTGGTGCTGCCCCCGGTGCTGCCCCGGTACTTTCACCGGTACTGCCCCCCcgctgctgctggtgcagccctgcctgcgtcctgctgtccctgccctccggtgctgcctgccctgccgTGCCACCGCCCGGCTCTCACCGCTGCTGCCTGTCCCGCCCtgcccctgcacacacacacacgaacACACACACGAACACACACACGAACACGCGTGCACCTGATCCCACACACACCGGGGCTTGAGGATGCTGAGGACGGACTTGCCAGGGTTCGACTGGGGTCCTTCCCAGGTCACAAGAGCTACAGGCAGGCGGCAGGGTAGGCAGAGACCCCCATCATAacccagggaggggagggaacagGACATCTAGGGACAATCAGTACCTGAGAACATGGGCAGCATCAGCCTCGCCAGCCCTCGCCAGCACAGCTGGCTTCTCCGTTCTGtcagtggggaaactgaggtaCAGGGCAGCCTGACCCCATGCACAGCTGCCAGCTTCCATATGGGCATTGCAGCCAGAGACACCCTGGTATGGGGCATCACCCCAAAGCGGGGATACTCTGGTGAATGACACAGATGTGACACCCAAAGGATGgctgggagacagcaggagGGGGCCTAGGGGTGGTTCCTGGAGACCCGCAGGAATTTGCAGTTGCTCTGAAAAGCCACATCCGGGCCCCAAGTACACCTGGTGACACAGATGCACGGCAGTGACACAGGGGTCTGTGGCAGCCAGGCATCCCCACATGGTGCGTCCccacagcagaagaggcagctgGATGAAGGATGGGCGAAGGGCAGAGCAGTAAGGGAGCTGGAACGTCTCCTGGCTGACCCAAACCCATGGGTGTGATGATCAGGTAAAGCTCAGTCCTAAAGGGAGAATCACCACGTTAGCTGAGGATAACTTTCAGTGAAACAAAAGTAACAATCACTTAGCAGCTTTGATGAGAAGGCTTTAAACGTGCTCGGCCATGAGGGAAGGCTATACAGGCTGCCTGAGGACCTGGCTCCTGGCTCTCTAGTAAGAGGGTGTTTTGAGTAAACACAGACACATTGCCAGTTGAAATGTCAGAAGCCATCTGATCAGACACTCAAGTATCTTCCTTGGCATTTATGGCTAATCTGCTAATTAGTCAAGAAAAGCAGTCTCCCCCTTAGATGtaagggagcagcagctggaaacagcacAAAGATAAAAGATTAACTCTGCCCCATCCCCAGAACTCCCATGTGCTGGCACAGTGGACAGGTCCAAGTGTTTCCCTGACTACCTCCAGATAGTGGGGCAGGAAGCAGTGAAATCTccagaagaggaggagcaggcatGTAAGCCTGGCACAGTCCCTGCTCTTTTGGATGCAAGGCAGGTGTCTGTGCGCCGCACAGGCAGGCGGAGTCTAGTCTGAAGGCATTGGGCTGCACGGGTAACACACTGcgcctctcctgctcctcctcactTAGGTAAAATCTCTTCTTTAAACACTTCTATTGTTACCCCTTAACTGACAGTGCAGAGTGCTGGGTCCAGCTGGAGCTCACTACACAGGCAGGGACGCGGGAAGAGTGTGCAGGACAGGGAGTGCCCAGGACACAGTGTGAGCAGGGGCTGTTCAGGCAAGAGCTCACAGCCTGTCACAGCCCTTCTCCCCTGCCCAGAATTACTTACCAGAACTGCTCCAGGAGGGAAACTACTGCACAAGAAAAGATGATCTGTCCTTTGCCTCACTCAGCAGAGTCCAGGATGAGTCTTTTTGAGGCTACAGCTCCAGCCAgtttcaaagaggaaaaaaaattagcaaaaagCTGCACAGATAAAACCCATAACCTTGATCTATTTTGGATGTGAAAGGAGGTCAATATTTGGATATTAACGTCCTCTTGGATCAGGGTCCATTTACAGTCACGAGAGGAAAAAACGCAGAacagcaggagagctggaagagcagagcttcagccagcagccacagccccacCACCAGTGCTTACAGGGTGACCTCCAGTGGGATGAGGAAGACATGACAAATTTCCAAGTTACATGAAGTTACACCTTTATTTTAaacccatctttttgcattatcaaggagaagaaagaggcaAGAACAGTATCCTTTAGAGCTTCCCATTACCACCACCCCAGAACAGCCACAGAGCCATAGGATTTCAGGCTGGTTACAACATGAGTTGACTGTTGCCCGTTTGGAGAGAGAACTGCGACCGCCAGCTCCGCTCACCCGAAGGGAGCTACGTGCAAGTGATGCCAGACGGAGCTATATCCTGGCAGTCCTACATTCAACCCCCTCTGACAGGCTCAGCAGAAGGACTCTTCAGGCACAGAAATGGCTGGCCCAACCCTGTGCCCTGCTGTCTGTACACTCATGAGCCCTGGCgatgctggcagctgcaggggaattCCACACCACGTCCTGTCTCCGCTTTGTACCGGTCAGAACAACCTGCACCCAGCACACAGGCAGGTGTCTGTCCcactgcccaggctgctgcacccCCGGGCACCGGAAACCTGACTGGGGGGAGCAGCCCCCTCAATGGGGGTCATTGACAGCACACCAACAGTTCTTGCTCAAGCAGAGGCAATT harbors:
- the ENHO gene encoding adropin, with amino-acid sequence MGAALSTGAIVAISFNCVIALLILILFLILCKACRTPSCPKKTPASDVDESRNEEKYLLQP